Proteins found in one Chitinophagaceae bacterium genomic segment:
- a CDS encoding NAD(P)-dependent glycerol-3-phosphate dehydrogenase: MNLKNTSEKPVGVIGAGSFGTAIANLLAVNNKVYLYARREAVVENINTQRLNAGQKIHPGVTGTGDIKKVVDECTLLFPTVPASTFRDMIKDISPFLNPSHILIHGTKGLDVNIKDWNLMEVKKPLPRNKILTMSEIIRRESSVIRVGCMSGPNLAKEISENKPAATVIASKFEEVIKAGEKAIRSPNFQVYQNYDITGVELAGTLKNIIAIASGVLSGLDLGENAKSLLITKGLGEMIRLGVTLGGTREAFLGLAGIGDVIATSTSNTSRNYTVGYRLAKGETLEHILNTSEEVAEGVQTVRITKFLADYYKVRTPILQVVYKVLFENMPVKNGLKYLMTYPFHLDVDFL, from the coding sequence ATAAACTTGAAAAATACATCTGAAAAGCCGGTAGGCGTTATAGGAGCAGGCAGCTTTGGCACAGCCATTGCGAATTTATTGGCAGTAAATAACAAAGTCTATTTATATGCCAGAAGAGAGGCTGTTGTCGAAAATATCAATACCCAACGCTTAAATGCAGGACAAAAAATACATCCCGGTGTTACAGGTACCGGTGACATTAAAAAAGTAGTTGACGAATGTACGTTATTATTTCCAACGGTACCGGCCTCAACATTCAGGGACATGATTAAAGATATTTCACCTTTTCTGAACCCTTCTCATATTTTAATTCATGGCACCAAAGGTTTAGATGTTAATATTAAAGACTGGAATCTTATGGAAGTAAAAAAACCACTTCCCAGAAATAAGATTTTAACCATGTCTGAAATCATCCGGAGAGAAAGTTCAGTCATAAGAGTAGGCTGCATGTCAGGACCAAACTTAGCGAAAGAAATTTCTGAAAATAAACCTGCCGCAACTGTTATTGCCAGCAAATTTGAAGAAGTTATAAAAGCCGGAGAAAAAGCAATTCGCAGTCCGAACTTTCAGGTTTATCAAAATTATGATATCACAGGTGTAGAATTGGCCGGCACTTTAAAAAACATTATTGCCATAGCATCCGGGGTTCTTAGTGGGCTGGATTTAGGCGAAAATGCAAAATCATTGCTTATTACTAAAGGGCTGGGAGAAATGATACGTTTAGGAGTAACTCTTGGAGGAACCAGGGAAGCCTTTCTTGGTTTAGCCGGTATAGGAGATGTCATTGCTACATCAACCAGTAACACCAGCCGTAACTATACAGTAGGATATCGCCTGGCAAAGGGAGAAACCTTAGAACACATTCTAAATACTTCCGAAGAAGTAGCTGAAGGAGTACAAACAGTTAGAATCACAAAGTTTTTAGCCGATTACTATAAAGTAAGGACGCCCATTTTACAAGTGGTCTACAAAGTTTTATTTGAAAATATGCCGGTCAAAAACGGTTTAAAATATCTAATGACTTACCCTTTCCATCTGGATGTAGATTTTTTATAA
- a CDS encoding (Fe-S)-binding protein, which translates to MKVEIFIPCYIDQFFPEIAFHTIEILKKANCEVHYNPEQSCCGKPAFLAGKTKTGRNVAEKFLNDFSEKGYIVTPSGSCTDFVKTFYSEMFENASLHNAYKNVNRNIFELSDFLVNVAGVTSFDAGLNAIAIVHEHCSFSKLKKESGHIRTLLKNVNGLVISEFNDDMCCGLGNQFSSEFPEMAETMAKRKLETALDKNAEIIISSDMTCLLHFRKIIEKENYPLQALHISEVLTSKN; encoded by the coding sequence ATGAAGGTTGAAATTTTTATACCCTGCTATATCGATCAGTTTTTCCCTGAAATTGCATTTCATACGATAGAGATATTGAAAAAGGCAAATTGTGAAGTGCATTACAATCCGGAGCAAAGTTGTTGTGGCAAACCGGCATTTTTGGCCGGTAAAACAAAAACCGGTAGAAACGTAGCTGAAAAGTTCTTGAATGATTTTTCTGAAAAGGGTTATATAGTTACTCCCTCAGGTTCCTGCACAGACTTTGTGAAAACCTTTTATTCTGAAATGTTTGAAAATGCTTCACTGCATAATGCTTATAAAAATGTAAACCGAAATATTTTTGAACTCTCTGATTTTTTAGTAAACGTAGCCGGAGTCACTTCTTTTGATGCCGGTTTAAATGCCATTGCCATAGTGCATGAGCATTGTTCATTTTCAAAGTTAAAAAAAGAGTCAGGACATATCCGAACTCTTTTAAAAAATGTAAATGGATTAGTAATTAGTGAGTTTAATGACGATATGTGTTGCGGATTAGGCAATCAATTTTCATCAGAGTTTCCGGAAATGGCAGAAACTATGGCTAAGCGTAAACTTGAAACAGCATTGGATAAAAATGCAGAGATAATCATATCATCGGACATGACATGCCTTCTGCACTTCAGGAAAATTATTGAAAAAGAAAATTATCCTTTGCAAGCATTGC
- a CDS encoding M1 family peptidase: MKKIFFTAFFFSLILTSIANNFTESDRLRGHWSLERFAYKVHFYDLAFELFPDEKRISGQNTIHFTLTEETEKIQLDLVPEINITNIFWEETGLHFERNERAVFVLLPENMQLNKRYKITVFFEGQPPEAINPPWQGGLVWSEDKYENPWIGVAVQSDGASMWWPVKDHFNEKADSVRISCTLPDSLDCISNGQFLKKQQLENNRKRFEWLISYPVVPYNVTFYAGKYHFFTDEFNSVNNKKVDLNYYVLPHNSELAQKYFKQVAFTLDCFEQFFGPYPFPRDGYKLVEAPYAGMEHQSGIAYGNQFKKGYLGYDLTGSNLELDYIIVHETAHEWWGNFITAKDIADIWIHEALATYAEILYVECYFSEEAVKKFLQQKRQGIRNDRPIRGTPGYFDKGSQDMYTKGAMIIHTLRSAIDNDSIFFEIFNSLTDKFAYGHIDTDSFIGTINQTTQNDWSDFFDFYIHGTKLPVLEFKKTSRRRNVTIQYRWSNENAKLNFPVKVKLDGKNYAFIQPTDNWQEIKITRAEFKEFKVDTNNFLIELNKRN, from the coding sequence ATGAAAAAAATATTTTTTACAGCATTTTTTTTCTCTTTGATACTTACTAGTATAGCAAATAACTTCACAGAATCTGATAGATTGAGAGGACACTGGTCTCTTGAGCGATTTGCTTATAAAGTTCATTTCTATGATTTAGCTTTTGAATTATTTCCGGATGAAAAAAGAATAAGCGGCCAAAACACCATTCACTTTACATTAACTGAAGAAACGGAAAAAATCCAATTGGATTTAGTTCCGGAGATAAATATTACCAATATTTTTTGGGAAGAAACCGGATTACATTTTGAAAGAAACGAGCGGGCCGTTTTTGTTTTATTGCCTGAGAATATGCAACTAAATAAACGATATAAAATTACTGTCTTTTTTGAGGGCCAACCACCGGAAGCTATAAATCCGCCGTGGCAGGGTGGCTTAGTATGGTCTGAAGATAAATACGAAAATCCCTGGATTGGTGTTGCGGTTCAATCTGACGGGGCTTCAATGTGGTGGCCGGTAAAAGATCATTTTAACGAAAAGGCAGATAGCGTAAGAATAAGCTGTACCCTCCCCGATTCACTGGACTGTATTTCAAACGGGCAATTTTTAAAAAAACAACAGCTTGAAAATAACCGGAAGAGATTTGAATGGTTAATCTCTTATCCCGTGGTGCCTTATAATGTCACTTTTTATGCCGGTAAATATCATTTTTTTACGGATGAATTTAATAGTGTCAATAATAAAAAAGTTGACCTGAACTATTACGTTTTACCACACAATTCTGAGTTAGCTCAAAAATATTTTAAACAAGTTGCTTTTACCTTAGATTGTTTTGAGCAATTTTTTGGTCCCTACCCCTTTCCGCGCGATGGCTATAAATTAGTCGAAGCACCTTATGCAGGAATGGAGCATCAAAGCGGCATCGCGTATGGAAATCAATTTAAAAAAGGATACTTAGGCTATGACCTTACAGGTAGTAATCTGGAGTTAGATTATATTATTGTTCACGAAACAGCTCATGAGTGGTGGGGCAATTTTATAACTGCAAAAGATATAGCAGACATTTGGATACATGAAGCTCTGGCAACTTATGCAGAGATTTTATATGTTGAATGTTATTTCAGTGAAGAAGCTGTAAAGAAGTTTTTACAACAAAAAAGGCAAGGAATAAGAAACGATCGACCTATCAGGGGCACCCCCGGGTATTTTGACAAAGGTTCTCAGGATATGTACACCAAAGGAGCAATGATTATTCATACCCTGCGGTCTGCAATTGATAATGACAGTATATTTTTTGAGATTTTTAATTCATTGACAGACAAATTTGCTTACGGGCATATAGATACCGATTCATTTATAGGAACTATTAATCAGACAACACAAAATGACTGGAGTGATTTTTTTGACTTTTACATACATGGAACAAAGCTTCCGGTTTTAGAATTTAAAAAAACAAGCAGAAGGCGAAATGTAACTATTCAGTACCGATGGAGCAATGAAAATGCAAAACTGAATTTTCCGGTAAAAGTTAAATTAGATGGCAAAAACTATGCATTTATTCAACCTACAGATAATTGGCAGGAAATTAAAATAACAAGAGCTGAATTTAAAGAATTTAAAGTTGACACAAATAATTTTTTAATAGAGCTAAATAAACGGAATTAA
- a CDS encoding TonB-dependent receptor produces MRSNQAAKYIFTICLFLLVTDVFGQRGVVRGFIYDEESDEPMIFTNILLEGTGKGATTDLNGFFTISGIEPGNYTLMSTYIGYDTIRLDIEVKADQMLTKQIRLRPSAIDLAGVEISAERESYRTEVKISTQKISTQNIRQLPSVGGEPDIAQFLQVLPGVITTGDQGGQIYIRGGSPVQTRFLLDGITVYNPFHSIGLFSIFETETVRNVDVMTGGFNAEYGGRISAIVDVRTRDGNSRRFSGLVSGSPFMTRAMLEGPIFRSEDGSSRSSFIVAGKHSYLDRVSPTLYGFIEEDGLPYSFTDVYGKARFGFGTGSSLSFSGFHNRDQANFGGITDFGWEATGIGTNFILVPGAANALITGHISYSDYFIEQTETDQQPRKSGISGINLNINFIYFQPDAELRYGIEFDGFQTDFEFFNESGIRFDQSTNNTELGGYVRYKANVNDWVIDPSLRIQYYGTLSDFSFEPRLGLKYNVSETFRLKAATGWYSQNLISTKSDRDVVDLFTGFLSAPDVNLVDTDGNTASHKLQKSFHLITGLEWDITRNIQFDFEPYYKRFNQLININRNKILPSDPDYTVETGDAYGLDFLVQYNRSSWFVWATYSLGWINRFDGEQEYPPHFDRRHNANIITAYTFGKNNNWELGLRWNLGSGFPFTKTAGFFEELSFADGLNTDYTGQNGNLGIIYSDSLNTGRLPYYHRMDISLKRTFDISRTVKMEVAGSVTNVYNRENIFYFDRVRYQRVNQFPILPSLSVSLSF; encoded by the coding sequence ATGAGATCGAATCAAGCAGCTAAATACATCTTTACTATTTGTTTATTCTTACTGGTAACTGATGTTTTTGGGCAACGTGGAGTAGTCAGAGGGTTTATTTATGATGAAGAATCGGATGAACCCATGATTTTCACGAATATATTATTGGAAGGAACCGGTAAGGGTGCAACTACAGATTTAAATGGTTTTTTTACAATTTCCGGAATTGAACCCGGAAACTACACTCTGATGAGTACCTACATTGGATATGACACTATCCGTTTAGATATTGAAGTTAAAGCTGATCAGATGTTAACTAAACAAATCAGGCTGAGACCTTCTGCTATTGACCTGGCAGGTGTTGAAATATCAGCTGAAAGAGAATCTTACCGGACTGAAGTAAAAATCAGTACTCAAAAAATAAGCACTCAAAATATAAGACAACTGCCCTCTGTAGGCGGGGAACCCGACATTGCTCAATTTTTACAAGTCTTGCCGGGTGTTATAACAACCGGTGACCAGGGCGGACAAATTTATATAAGAGGGGGTTCACCTGTTCAAACCCGTTTTCTGCTAGATGGAATTACTGTCTATAACCCTTTTCACTCTATAGGTCTGTTTTCAATTTTTGAAACAGAAACAGTTAGGAATGTAGATGTAATGACCGGAGGGTTTAATGCCGAATACGGAGGTAGAATTTCAGCTATAGTAGATGTAAGAACAAGAGACGGTAACAGCCGAAGGTTTTCAGGTTTAGTATCAGGAAGTCCGTTTATGACACGCGCAATGTTAGAAGGTCCTATTTTTCGTTCAGAGGACGGTTCATCCCGTTCATCATTTATAGTTGCAGGTAAACATTCTTATTTAGACAGAGTTTCCCCTACCCTTTACGGGTTTATAGAAGAAGATGGCTTACCTTATAGTTTTACGGATGTTTACGGAAAAGCACGCTTTGGTTTTGGAACGGGTTCCAGCCTTAGTTTTTCCGGATTCCACAATAGAGATCAGGCTAATTTTGGAGGCATCACAGACTTTGGTTGGGAAGCAACCGGTATAGGAACGAATTTTATTTTGGTTCCTGGTGCTGCAAATGCTTTAATTACCGGTCACATTTCATACTCTGATTATTTTATTGAACAAACTGAAACCGACCAACAACCCAGAAAAAGTGGAATCAGCGGCATCAATCTGAATATAAACTTTATATATTTTCAACCCGATGCAGAATTGAGATATGGTATTGAATTTGACGGATTCCAAACAGACTTTGAATTTTTTAATGAAAGTGGAATTCGCTTTGATCAAAGCACTAATAACACCGAATTAGGTGGTTACGTCAGATATAAAGCAAATGTAAATGACTGGGTAATCGACCCGAGCCTTCGTATTCAATATTACGGAACTCTTTCTGATTTCTCTTTTGAGCCCAGACTTGGACTTAAGTATAATGTGTCGGAAACTTTCAGATTAAAAGCAGCTACAGGCTGGTATTCCCAAAACTTAATCAGTACAAAATCAGACAGAGATGTTGTTGATTTATTTACCGGCTTTTTATCTGCTCCTGACGTAAATTTAGTTGATACTGACGGTAACACAGCCAGTCATAAGTTGCAAAAATCTTTTCACTTGATTACAGGTTTGGAATGGGATATAACCAGAAATATACAGTTTGATTTTGAACCTTATTATAAAAGATTCAATCAATTAATCAATATTAACCGTAACAAAATTCTACCTTCTGACCCGGATTACACAGTAGAGACAGGTGATGCATACGGTTTAGATTTTTTGGTTCAATATAACAGAAGTAGTTGGTTTGTTTGGGCAACATACTCCCTTGGCTGGATTAATCGCTTTGACGGTGAACAGGAATATCCACCACATTTTGACAGAAGACATAATGCAAATATAATTACCGCCTATACCTTCGGTAAAAACAACAATTGGGAATTAGGGCTCAGATGGAACTTAGGAAGTGGTTTTCCATTTACCAAGACCGCCGGATTTTTCGAAGAACTTAGTTTTGCTGATGGTCTGAATACTGATTATACCGGTCAAAACGGAAATTTAGGTATTATATATTCAGACTCACTAAATACAGGTAGATTGCCATATTATCATCGTATGGATATTTCACTAAAAAGGACTTTTGACATTTCCAGAACTGTAAAAATGGAAGTCGCAGGCAGTGTTACGAATGTTTATAACAGGGAAAATATATTTTATTTCGATAGAGTGCGTTATCAAAGGGTTAATCAATTTCCAATATTACCATCTTTATCGGTTTCACTGTCATTTTAA
- a CDS encoding glycerol-3-phosphate acyltransferase, with product MNKPKYKNRFEPIHKDVKEWPLYKLSLKRFEFLQNVKKQSIERIIDTTGDGETLLDELTRVVYLERIRLTQNSWKVDTEDEKIFWSNMRKKVLNLKIDLEKKTLSKAEVREELASIVGRYTSEIAGHFDPNIYGFAKKLVPFGFSRLLNTNVGLKIKKKWNKRFSIDNKINLTGDIELIRSLAKKGTIIMVPTHFSNLDSIIIGWGIHALGLPPFTYGAGLNLFGIRLIAYFMHRLGAYKVDRRKKNLIYLETLKTYSNLVIQEGCHSLFFPGGTRSRSGVIEKELKKGLIGTAIDAQFKNIQKSESTNEDYTKIFLVPVVINYHFVLEAKSLIDQHLKSTGQEYYLVENDEYSTSYRMFKFVMKFLSASSEATLSFGKPMDLFGNKVNSAGESIDKQGKKVDIKDYFMLDNNLNHNQQRNEEYTRLLSQKIVKSYHKYNTLFSSHLIAFAAFGILKKRYRRLDVYGLLRLPEEDRIIEWEEFMYVINKLLTRLETMKAKKKILLDKVFKKNAEEIVNHGLKNLGIYHDKRPLYKTKEGNLNSEDINLLFYYHNRTIGYKLEKYI from the coding sequence ATGAATAAACCTAAATATAAAAATCGTTTTGAACCTATACATAAAGATGTAAAAGAGTGGCCTCTTTATAAACTAAGTCTAAAGCGATTTGAGTTTCTTCAAAATGTAAAAAAACAAAGTATTGAAAGAATAATTGACACCACCGGAGATGGAGAAACACTGCTTGACGAACTCACCAGAGTGGTCTATCTGGAAAGAATCAGGCTAACCCAAAACTCCTGGAAAGTTGACACTGAGGATGAAAAAATCTTTTGGTCAAACATGCGCAAAAAGGTATTAAACCTAAAAATTGATTTGGAAAAGAAAACACTTTCAAAAGCAGAAGTCAGAGAAGAATTAGCTTCAATAGTTGGTCGCTATACTTCAGAAATTGCCGGGCATTTTGATCCAAACATTTATGGCTTTGCCAAAAAACTGGTTCCTTTTGGGTTTTCTCGTCTATTAAATACCAATGTAGGGTTAAAAATTAAAAAGAAGTGGAACAAACGCTTCAGTATTGACAATAAAATAAATCTAACAGGGGATATTGAATTGATACGCTCCTTAGCCAAAAAAGGGACAATCATAATGGTGCCCACCCATTTTTCAAACTTAGACTCCATTATAATTGGCTGGGGAATTCACGCATTGGGATTGCCACCCTTTACTTATGGTGCAGGGTTAAACTTGTTTGGCATCCGCCTGATAGCTTACTTTATGCATCGCTTAGGAGCTTATAAAGTTGACCGCAGAAAGAAAAATTTAATTTATCTGGAGACACTCAAAACCTATTCTAACTTAGTTATACAGGAAGGCTGTCACAGTTTATTTTTCCCCGGTGGAACCAGAAGCCGGTCCGGAGTTATAGAAAAAGAATTAAAAAAAGGACTTATTGGAACAGCTATAGATGCACAGTTTAAAAATATTCAAAAAAGTGAATCAACCAATGAAGATTACACAAAAATATTTTTAGTGCCCGTAGTCATTAACTATCACTTTGTTTTGGAAGCAAAATCATTAATCGATCAGCACCTTAAATCAACCGGACAGGAATACTATCTTGTAGAAAACGATGAATATTCCACTTCTTACAGAATGTTTAAATTTGTGATGAAGTTTCTCAGTGCTTCATCCGAAGCAACTCTCTCATTCGGCAAACCAATGGACTTATTTGGAAACAAAGTAAATAGTGCCGGAGAAAGTATAGATAAGCAAGGTAAAAAAGTAGACATTAAAGATTACTTTATGCTGGACAATAACCTCAATCACAACCAGCAAAGAAATGAAGAATACACCCGACTTTTAAGTCAAAAAATTGTAAAAAGCTATCACAAATACAACACTCTTTTTTCCAGTCATTTAATAGCTTTTGCTGCTTTTGGAATTTTAAAGAAAAGGTATCGCCGATTAGATGTTTACGGACTTTTAAGATTACCGGAAGAAGATCGTATTATTGAATGGGAAGAATTTATGTATGTTATAAATAAGTTGTTGACCCGATTAGAAACCATGAAAGCAAAGAAGAAGATTTTATTGGACAAAGTTTTCAAAAAGAATGCTGAAGAAATCGTTAATCACGGGCTTAAAAACCTGGGAATTTATCATGATAAACGGCCTTTGTACAAAACAAAAGAAGGCAATCTGAACAGTGAGGATATTAATTTATTGTTTTATTACCATAACAGAACCATTGGATATAAACTTGAAAAATACATCTGA